The Arachis duranensis cultivar V14167 chromosome 2, aradu.V14167.gnm2.J7QH, whole genome shotgun sequence genome has a window encoding:
- the LOC107474513 gene encoding putative SWI/SNF-related matrix-associated actin-dependent regulator of chromatin subfamily A member 3-like 1, translating to MDLGNETNISQPYTQEDGDPKHLGFIYANIIGLRYCSGPVRARQMVAFLREPLHPHSPNAIKVLNTRSVQVGYIDWTVADALSPLIDSELITVKAFVPNRRSKTDRSLSFFALCRKKKKPADSRFKSVDERLTAKERVSRELEPPESVVRFLGFINANIIGLGHCSGAVHAREMVAFLREPLHPHSPNAIKVLNTRSVQVGYIEWTVADALSPLIDCELITVEAIVPNRRSKTDRSLLCQIHIFAPLPSFPTVTQLISERGLHLITRNDASFKISVVTVKETPADSRFKSVDEIFRRFGERLTAKERVSHALEPPESVVRSKLMEHQKEGLWWLLNREESKELPPFWEEREGGEFVNVLTNSSTCLKPEPLRGGILADEMGLGKTLTLLSLIALDKDSGERKGKKRRKIEIGESSATLVVCPPPVFSTWILQLEEHIVPGSLRTYMYHGDKRAKNAEDLMDYDLVLTTYSTLAVEADDPHSPVKKVVWRRIILDEAHGIKNSYAQQSKMVISLNAKRRWAVTGTPIHNGSVDLFSLVAFLHFEPFSEYGYWRSLVRRPLSQGLPSGLSRLQVLMAAISLRRTKDKGLLGLPPKTIETQYVELNSEERELYDQVKEHVTRSMNFTFFIGVKSSAYALSMLFHLCQICTDLALVPNDLATTFCSTNIEEASNNPQLLQKLVEMLQDGVDYECPICTSPSADIIITRCAHIFCRVCILTCLRSRNSCCPLCRQALSGSDLFSAPLEPSKAESTASSSSWDKKLSSKTSALIKFLKESREQKPAAKSVVFSQFRKLLVLLEAPLKEAGFKALRIDGSMTPKQRANVIDQFQGTKENAPTILLAGPVPSGAEINLTAATMVYFMEPWWNPAVEEQAMNCIHRIGQKEAVKIVRLVARDSIEEKILMLQEKKRELARSDFGQINDKDLCFLMSE from the exons ATGGACTTGGGAAACGAAACCAACATCTCTCAACCCTACACCCAAGAAGACGGCGACCCCAAGCACCTCGGCTTCATCTACGCCAACATCATCGGCCTCCGCTACTGCTCTGGCCCCGTCCGCGCCCGCCAGATGGTCGCCTTCCTCCGCGAACCTCTCCATCCCCACAGCCCCAACGCCATCAAAGTCCTCAACACCCGCTCCGTCCAGGTCGGTTACATCGATTGGACCGTCGCCGACGCACTTTCCCCTCTCATCGACTCCGAACTCATCACCGTCAAGGCCTTCGTCCCCAACCGCCGCTCCAAGACTGACCGCTCCCTCAGCT TTTTCGCTCTTTgccgtaaaaaaaaaaaacccgcTGATTCGAGGTTCAAGAGTGTGGACGAGAGATTGACGGCGAAAGAGCGTGTCTCTCGCGAGCTGGAGCCTCCGGAGAGCGTTGTGAGGTTCCTCGGCTTCATCAACGCCAACATCATCGGCCTCGGCCATTGCTCCGGCGCTGTCCACGCCCGCGAGATGGTCGCCTTCCTCCGCGAACCTCTCCATCCCCACAGCCCCAACGCCATCAAAGTCCTCAACACCCGCTCCGTCCAGGTCGGTTACATCGAGTGGACCGTCGCCGACGCACTTTCCCCTCTCATCGACTGCGAACTCATCACCGTCGAGGCCATCGTCCCCAACCGCCGCTCCAAGACTGACCGCTCCCTCCTCTGCCAAATCCACATCTTCGCCCCTCTCCCTTCTTTCCCCACTGTCACTCAGCTCATCTCCGAACGCGGCCTCCACCTCATAACCCGAAACGACGCCTCCTTTAAGATATCGGTCGTTACTGTCAAAGAAACCCCCGCTGATTCGAGGTTCAAGAGTGTGGACGAGATTTTCAGGCGATTTGGCGAGAGATTGACGGCGAAAGAGCGTGTCTCTCACGCGCTGGAGCCTCCGGAGAGCGTTGTGAGGTCGAAGCTCATGGAGCACCAGAAGGAAGGGTTGTGGTGGCTACTCAACAGAGAGGAAAGCAAGGAGCTTCCGCCGTTTTGGGAGGAAAGAGAAGGGGGCGAGTTCGTCAACGTATTGACCAATTCCAGCACGTGCTTAAAGCCAGAGCCTTTGAGGGGAGGGATCCTGGCCGATGAAATGGGGCTCGGAAAGACTCTCACTTTGCTCTCTCTTATTGCCCTTGATAAGGATTCCGGTGAGaggaagggaaagaagagaagaaagattgAAATTGGGGAGAGCAGTGCAACGCTTGTAGTGTGCCCTCCCCCTGTGTTTTCGACTTGGATTTTGCAATTGGAGGAACACATTGTGCCTGGTTCACTGAGGACTTACATGTATCATGGTGACAAGAGGGCTAAGAATGCTGAGGACCTCATGGATTATGATTTGGTGCTCACTACTTACTCTACACTCGCCGTGGAGGCGGATGACCCCCACTCGCCGGTGAAGAAGGTGGTCTGGAGGAGGATCATATTGGATGAGGCTCACGGTATCAAGAATTCATATGCCCAGCAGAGCAAGATGGTTATTAGTCTCAATGCCAAGAGGAGGTGGGCTGTCACCGGCACACCTATTCATAATGGCTCCGTGGACTTGTTTTCACTCGTGGCTTTCCTGCATTTTGAGCCCTTCTCCGAATATGGCTATTGGCGCAGCCTCGTGCGACGGCCTCTCAGTCAGGGCCTTCCGAGCGGCCTCTCACGCCTGCAG GTTTTGATGGCGGCAATTTCGTTAAGAAGAACAAAAGACAAAGGATTGTTAGGCCTGCCACCAAAAACTATTGAGACTCAATATGTTGAACTTAATTCAGAAGAACGTGAACTGTATGATCAGGTGAAAGAGCATGTGACGCGTTCCAtgaattttacttttttcattGGAGTTAAGAGTTCTGCTTATGCGCTAAGTATGCTTTTTCATCTTTGCCAAATATGTACTGATTTAGCATTGGTCCCTAATGATCTCGCAACCACATTCTGTTCAACTAATATTGAAG AAGCTTCCAATAACCCGCAGTTGTTGCAAAAGTTAGTTGAGATGCTGCAAGACGGCGTAGATTATGAGTGCCCAATTTGCACTTCTCCTTCAGCAGACATCATTATCACCCGCTGTGCTCACATCTTCTGCCGAGTCTGTATTCTGACATGTCTACGATCCAGAAATTCCTGTTGTCCTCTTTGCCGTCAAGCCCTATCTGGATCTGACTTGTTCTCAGCCCCACTCGAGCCTTCTAAAGCTGAAAGTACCGCTTCATCCTCATCATGGGATAAAAAGTTATCTTCCAAAACATCTGCTTTGATAAAATTTCTTAAAGAATCAAGAGAACAGAAGCCAGCAGCAAAGTCAGTAGTGTTTTCACAATTTCGCAAGTTGTTGGTGTTATTGGAAGCACCTTTGAAGGAGGCTGGTTTCAAGGCTTTGCGCATTGATGGCTCAATGACTCCTAAACAGAGGGCTAACGTTATTGATCAATTTCAAGGCACTAAAGAAAATGCACCAACCATTCTGCTTGCAGGCCCTGTGCCTTCAGGTGCAGAAATAAATCTCACTGCTGCCACCATGGTGTATTTCATGGAGCCATGGTGGAATCCAGCTGTCGAGGAACAGGCCATGAATTGCATCCATCGTATTGGACAGAAAGAGGCTGTGAAGATTGTTAGATTGGTTGCTCGGGACAGCATTGAGGAAAAGATACTGATGTTgcaggagaagaagagagaactAGCAAGAAGTGATTTTGGTCAAATCAACGATAAAGATCTATGTTTCCTTATGTCCGAGTAA